One window of the Puntigrus tetrazona isolate hp1 chromosome 13, ASM1883169v1, whole genome shotgun sequence genome contains the following:
- the vsir gene encoding V-type immunoglobulin domain-containing suppressor of T-cell activation, with product MDAFCALLLCFHLLTAFQVSGERHSFSVSVPHRVYECPEGANVTMMCLQSGDKVHSGDKMWNTWLFTPRSQEHCHKGVHPRGSGHSNNALGVEYTGKGSKSFSIFLQNISYRDQGKYCCLLLEVNKQKVEQEAREFIYLNVVPSMGHAHNSSLKCSDWSHGPSDDSVAEGLAIAACVAFILCLPLILMLVYRQRQTVERHRRAHELVRMDSEAQAHENPVFLGDSPQPKVRTVSQIMRQSSETGRHLLSDPGTPFSPIIQGELFFPAQGTIPESPNLMD from the exons ATGGATGCATTTTGCGCTCTGTTGCTCTGCTTCCATCTCTTAACCGCGTTTCAAG TGAGCGGCGAGCGTCACTCTTTCAGTGTCTCTGTGCCACATCGGGTCTACGAGTGTCCTGAAGGGGCCAATGTCACGATGATGTGTCTTCAGTCTGGAGACAAGGTTCATTCGGGGGACAAGATGTGGAACACCTGGCTCTTCACACCTCGCTCGCAGGAGCACTGCCACAAGGGCGTGCATCCTCGCGGGTCCGGTCACTCCAACAACGCGCTGGGAGTGGAATACACGGGCAAAGGCAGCAAGTCTTTCTCCATCTTTTTGCAGAACATCAGCTACAGGGACCAGGGCAAATACTGCTGTCTGCTTCTGGAAGTTAACAAGCAAAAGGTGGAGCAGGAGGCCCGGGAATTCATCTACCTGAATGTAGTGCCAT CGATGGGACATGCTCACAACAGCAGTCTGAAGTGTTCGGACTGGTCTCACGGCCCTTCAGATG actCGGTGGCTGAAGGTCTGGCTATCGCTGCCTGTGTCGCTTTCATTCTGTGCCTCCCGCTCATACTGATGCTGGTTtacagacagagacaaacagTAGAGCGACACAGAc GTGCACACGAGCTGGTGCGTATGGACAG TGAAGCACAGGCTCATGAGAACCCAGTGTTCTTGGGAGATTCTCCACAGCCTAAAGTCCGGACTGTATCCCAAATAATGAGGCAGTCCTCTGAAACAGGACGGCACCTCCTCTCGGATCCCGGAACTCCGTTCTCTCCAATCATACAAGGAGAACTGTTCTTCCCAGCACAGG gaactATCCCTGAATCTCCCAACTTAATGGACTAA
- the LOC122356705 gene encoding uncharacterized protein C10orf105-like, whose translation MDVPFNLSLSNLSLPLSPTSPPLDLHHPLPTIIIIVCLFALFGGMVIFLAVGCPSGGSWGVNGDSLSCGQNLSSEPQLKLWKRLGSMRQSFSSAPTFRRPVQPYIAQSRKLSGSTSPAESKTNDSHTYISIPALLQYSTEI comes from the coding sequence ATGGATGTGCCCTTCAATCTGTCCCTGTCTAATCTCTCCCTTCCTCTTTCCCCAACGTCTCCACCTCTGGATCTTCACCATCCCCTCCcgaccatcatcatcatcgtgtGTCTGTTTGCTCTGTTCGGTGGCATGGTGATCTTTCTGGCGGTGGGCTGCCCGTCGGGAGGGTCCTGGGGAGTTAATGGAGACAGTCTCTCCTGCGGACAGAATCTGTCCAGCGAGCCCCAGCTGAAGCTCTGGAAACGTTTGGGCTCGATGAGGCAGTCGTTTTCCTCAGCGCCGACCTTCAGAAGACCCGTACAGCCATACATAGCCCAGAGCAGGAAGCTATCAGGGTCAACGTCACCCGCAGAGTCAAAGACAAACGACTCCCACACATATATTTCTATACCGGCTCTTCTGCAGTATTCCACTGAGATATAA